A genomic segment from Solenopsis invicta isolate M01_SB chromosome 5, UNIL_Sinv_3.0, whole genome shotgun sequence encodes:
- the LOC105205631 gene encoding phenylalanine--tRNA ligase beta subunit isoform X1: protein MPTIGIKRDLLFEALGKTYSEDEFQVLCFKFGLELDEVTTEKQMIAKEQGFDQGMDASEEIIYKIDIPANRYDLLCLESLSTGLLIFLNKISIPRFTAIKPNIGMERIVMSSECLKVRGHLVAAVLRDITLTQDSYNSFIDLQDKLHQNIGRKRTLVSVGTHDLDKIKGPFLYDARPPSKIHFKPLNQDKEYTGEEIMQLYATHAQLKQYLSIIKDSPVYPVIYDSNGVVLSLPPIINGDHSKITLDTKNIFIECTATDLTKAKIVVDTIVCAFSQYCKAKYTAEIVEVIYPDNQTFYYPELKYRTEKINCNKAINYIGIKQTPDQVAELLSKMSLKSKVKDKDTLVIEIPPTRHDVIHACDIYEDIAIAYGYNEIEKTIPQISTIGAEFPLNKLTDLIRIEMAQAGFTEALTFSLCSREDVADKLGYKIEDVPAVHISNPKTLEFQVARTSLLPGLLKTIVANKKMPLPHKLFEVSDVVLRDDMTEVGARNNRRLCAIYANKSAGFEIIHGLVDRVLLLLEVPWNPTEAEGCMRYYLRAADDPMYFPQRCAEIVCYDKVIGKMGVLHPDVLSKFDLNIPCSAMEINIEPFV from the exons ATGCCGACTATTGGAATAAAACGTGACTTATTGTTTGAAGCATTGGGTAAAACATATT ctgaAGATGAGTTTCAAGTGTTATGCTTCAAATTTGGTTTAGAGCTAGATGAAGTA ACAACAGAGAAACAAATGATAGCAAAAGAGCAAGGTTTTGACCAAGGTATGGACGCCTCTGAAGAAATTATCTACAAAATTGACATACCTGCTAACAGATATGATCTACTGTGTTTAGAGAGTCTAAGTACTGGgctacttatatttttaaataa gATATCCATTCCACGTTTTACGGCAATAAAACCGAATATAGGAATGGAAAGGATAGTGATGAGCTCAgaa TGTTTAAAAGTAAGAGGACATTTAGTTGCTGCAGTTTTGAGAGACATTACCTTGACGCAAGATTCCTATAACAGTTTTATTGATTTACAAGATAAGCTACATCAGAATATAGGAAGAAAACGTACTCTTGTCTCTGTTGGCACTCATGACTTGGACAAAATTAAAGGTCCATTTCTTTATGACGCTAGACCACCATCTAAGATACATTTTAAGCCACTCAATCAAGATAAAGAATATACAGGAGAAGAAATTATGCAGCTGTATGCA ACTCATGCGCaacttaaacaatatttatccATCATAAAGGACAGTCCTGTTTATCCTGTAATATATGATAGTAATGGAGTTGTTTTATCTCTGCCTCCCATCATCAATGGAGATCATTCAAAGATCACACTTgatacaaagaatatttttattgaatgcaCAGCAACCGATCTTACAAAG GCGAAGATAGTGGTGGATACTATAGTCTGTGCTTTCAGTCAGTATTGTAAGGCGAAGTATACAGCCGAAATTGTGGAAGTGATATATCCCGATAATCAAACTTTCTATTATCCAGAATTAAAATATCGTACGGAAAAAATCAATTGTAATAAAGCGATTAATTACATTGGCATTAA GCAGACACCAGATCAAGTTGCAGAGTTATTGTCAAAGATGTCTCTAAAATCCAAGGTGAAGGATAAAGATACGTTAGTGATAGAAATACCACCGACGAGACATGATGTGATACATGCTTGTGATATTTACGAAGACATCGCCATTGCCTATGGATATAACGAAATAGAGAAAACTATACCACAAATATCGACAATTGGAGCAGAA TTTCCACTTAACAAACTTACTGACTTAATTCGGATAGAAATGGCCCAAGCAGGATTTACCGAGGCATTGACTTTCTCTTTG tGTTCGCGTGAGGATGTAGCAGACAAATTGGGATACAAAATAGAGGATGTACCAGCAGTTCACATATCCAATCCAAAAACTTTGGAGTTTCAG GTCGCGCGTACCTCACTTTTACCGGGATTACTTAAAACGATCGTTGCGAATAAAAAAATGCCTTTGCCTCACAAATTATTTGAAGTTTCCGACGTTGTATTACGAGACGACATGACGGAAGTCGGTGCGCGTAACAATCGCCGTTTATGCGCGATATATGCTAATAAATCGGCTGGTTTCGAAATAATTCATGGTCTAGTAGATAGAGTATTATTGCTATTAGAGGTACCCTGGAACCCTACCGAAGCCGAAGGTTGTATGCGATATTATCTACGCGCAGCTGATG ATCCAATGTATTTTCCTCAACGATGTGCAGAAATTGTCTGTTATGATAAGGTGATAGGAAAAATGGGAGTTTTACATCCCGATGTATTGTCAaagtttgatttaaatattccaTGTTCTGCGATGGAAATAAACATTGAACCGTTTGTGTAA
- the LOC105205631 gene encoding phenylalanine--tRNA ligase beta subunit isoform X2: protein MERIVMSSECLKVRGHLVAAVLRDITLTQDSYNSFIDLQDKLHQNIGRKRTLVSVGTHDLDKIKGPFLYDARPPSKIHFKPLNQDKEYTGEEIMQLYATHAQLKQYLSIIKDSPVYPVIYDSNGVVLSLPPIINGDHSKITLDTKNIFIECTATDLTKAKIVVDTIVCAFSQYCKAKYTAEIVEVIYPDNQTFYYPELKYRTEKINCNKAINYIGIKQTPDQVAELLSKMSLKSKVKDKDTLVIEIPPTRHDVIHACDIYEDIAIAYGYNEIEKTIPQISTIGAEFPLNKLTDLIRIEMAQAGFTEALTFSLCSREDVADKLGYKIEDVPAVHISNPKTLEFQVARTSLLPGLLKTIVANKKMPLPHKLFEVSDVVLRDDMTEVGARNNRRLCAIYANKSAGFEIIHGLVDRVLLLLEVPWNPTEAEGCMRYYLRAADDPMYFPQRCAEIVCYDKVIGKMGVLHPDVLSKFDLNIPCSAMEINIEPFV from the exons ATGGAAAGGATAGTGATGAGCTCAgaa TGTTTAAAAGTAAGAGGACATTTAGTTGCTGCAGTTTTGAGAGACATTACCTTGACGCAAGATTCCTATAACAGTTTTATTGATTTACAAGATAAGCTACATCAGAATATAGGAAGAAAACGTACTCTTGTCTCTGTTGGCACTCATGACTTGGACAAAATTAAAGGTCCATTTCTTTATGACGCTAGACCACCATCTAAGATACATTTTAAGCCACTCAATCAAGATAAAGAATATACAGGAGAAGAAATTATGCAGCTGTATGCA ACTCATGCGCaacttaaacaatatttatccATCATAAAGGACAGTCCTGTTTATCCTGTAATATATGATAGTAATGGAGTTGTTTTATCTCTGCCTCCCATCATCAATGGAGATCATTCAAAGATCACACTTgatacaaagaatatttttattgaatgcaCAGCAACCGATCTTACAAAG GCGAAGATAGTGGTGGATACTATAGTCTGTGCTTTCAGTCAGTATTGTAAGGCGAAGTATACAGCCGAAATTGTGGAAGTGATATATCCCGATAATCAAACTTTCTATTATCCAGAATTAAAATATCGTACGGAAAAAATCAATTGTAATAAAGCGATTAATTACATTGGCATTAA GCAGACACCAGATCAAGTTGCAGAGTTATTGTCAAAGATGTCTCTAAAATCCAAGGTGAAGGATAAAGATACGTTAGTGATAGAAATACCACCGACGAGACATGATGTGATACATGCTTGTGATATTTACGAAGACATCGCCATTGCCTATGGATATAACGAAATAGAGAAAACTATACCACAAATATCGACAATTGGAGCAGAA TTTCCACTTAACAAACTTACTGACTTAATTCGGATAGAAATGGCCCAAGCAGGATTTACCGAGGCATTGACTTTCTCTTTG tGTTCGCGTGAGGATGTAGCAGACAAATTGGGATACAAAATAGAGGATGTACCAGCAGTTCACATATCCAATCCAAAAACTTTGGAGTTTCAG GTCGCGCGTACCTCACTTTTACCGGGATTACTTAAAACGATCGTTGCGAATAAAAAAATGCCTTTGCCTCACAAATTATTTGAAGTTTCCGACGTTGTATTACGAGACGACATGACGGAAGTCGGTGCGCGTAACAATCGCCGTTTATGCGCGATATATGCTAATAAATCGGCTGGTTTCGAAATAATTCATGGTCTAGTAGATAGAGTATTATTGCTATTAGAGGTACCCTGGAACCCTACCGAAGCCGAAGGTTGTATGCGATATTATCTACGCGCAGCTGATG ATCCAATGTATTTTCCTCAACGATGTGCAGAAATTGTCTGTTATGATAAGGTGATAGGAAAAATGGGAGTTTTACATCCCGATGTATTGTCAaagtttgatttaaatattccaTGTTCTGCGATGGAAATAAACATTGAACCGTTTGTGTAA
- the LOC105205633 gene encoding magnesium transporter NIPA2, with protein sequence MSSVTEITNDDTLYDTTNFYIGLGLAISSSGFIGASFIIKKKALIQLQRYGGLRASSGGFGYLKEWIWWAGLLSMGIGEAANFIAYAFAPASLVTPLGALSVLVSAVLASKYLNEKLNLLGKISCLLCILGSTIIVLHSPKEEEVSSLSELVVKIKAPVYMLYVLIVIMSTLSIVFHFGPAYGKQNILVYICLCSSVGSLTVMSCKGLGLALKETISGRENAFTNWLTWVFIFSVILCIMIQMNYLNKSLDLFDTSIVTPIYYVFFTTLVIIASAILFREWTKMSAENILGASCGFLIVVIAIFLLNTFKEMDIQFGNIKHMLRPKREMLSNYNSRWDDQERAVTRVESQHLLNHTYVGSDLTRTI encoded by the exons ATGAGTTCCGTCACAGAAATAACGAACGATGATACACTTTAcgatacaacaaatttttatatcggtTTAGGGCTAGCAATTAGTTCCAGTGGTTTTATAG GTGCtagttttatcataaaaaagaaAGCTTTAATCCAGCTTCAGAGATACGGCGGACTGCGTGCGTCATCTGGAGGTTTTGGCTATTTAAAAGAATGGATATGGTGGGCCGGTCTTTTATCCA TGGGCATAGGGGAAGCAGCAAATTTCATTGCTTATGCATTTGCACCTGCGTCACTTGTAACACCACTAGGTGCTCTAAGCGTTCTAGTATCAGCAGTATTAGCATCCAAATatcttaatgaaaaattaaatctattggGAAag ataAGTTGCTTGCTATGTATCTTAGGTTCCACGATAATAGTATTACATTCCCCGAAAGAGGAGGAAGTCAGCAGTCTAAGCGAACTGGTAGTCAAAATAAAAGCACCAGTTTATATGCTATAcgttttaattgtaataatgtcTACCTTGTCGATTGTCTTTCATTTTGGTCCAGCATATGGCAAGCAAAATATTTTGGTATACATTTGCTTGTGCTCGTCTGTTGGTTCTTTAACTGTCATGAGTTGTAAAGGTTTGGGCCTGGCGTTGAAGGAGACTATTTCTGGTCGAGAGAATGCGTTTACCAATTGGCTAACGTGGGTCTTCATATTCAGCGTTATTCTTTGCATCATGATACAAATGAATTATCTGAATAAATCGCTCGACTTGTTCGATACGTCTATCGTGACGCCAATTTATTACGTTTTCTTTACGACTCTTGTGATAATAGCATCCGCGATTTTATTTAGAGAATGGACAAAGATGAGCGCGGAAAATATCCTAGGTGCCTCCTGCGGCTTTCTCATAGTTGTAATCGCTATATTCTTGTTGAACACTTTTAAAGAAATGGATATACAATTTGGTAATATTAAGCACATGTTGAGACCCAAAAGGGAAATGCTCTCGAATTATAATTCGAGATGGGATGATCAAGAGAGAGCAGTAACTAGAGTGGAGTCCCAGCATTTGCTTAATCATACATACGTTGGTTCAGATCTTACTAGgactatttaa
- the LOC105205632 gene encoding protein cornichon, with product MAFNLAAFSYIVALIGDAFLIFFAIFHVITFDELKTGYKNPIDQCNNLNPLVLPEYILHVVINLLFLIGEQYFSLFINIPLIAYHVWRYMNRPLMTESGLYDPTSIMNAYDLSMYHREGWIKLAFYLLSFFYYLYGMISSLIN from the exons ATGGCGTTTAACTTAGCCGCTTTTTCGTACATCGTCGCGTTGATCGGCGAcgcatttttaatattcttcgcGATATTCCAT GTAATTACGTTCGATGAGTTGAAGACTGGGTACAAAAATCCGATCGatcaatgtaataatttaaatccg CTTGTTCTACCAGAGTACATACTGCACGTTGTAATCAATCTTTTGTTTCTGATCGGTGAGCAATACTTTTCACTGTTCATCAACATCCCACTCATAGCCTACCATGTGTGGCGATATATGAACAGACCTCTGATGACAGAATCAGGCCTGTATGATCCTACAAGTATAATGAATGCTTATGACTTATCCATGTACCACAGAGAAGGATGGATAAAACTAGCATTTTACCTTCTGTCAttcttctattatttatatgg AATGATCAGCTcgttaattaattga